CATTTTGGTTTCATGTTTATCTGGAGAAAAATTTAAATTAGCTGTAATATGGATGTTGAATCTATataatcaaacacacacacatatatatatacacataatatatatatatataaataataaaaaatgtgtacaataggtgtaaataaatatataatacatttagTGTATCAAAGTATACAATATTGGTGAAAATGGTACTGATGTGGGACTGCTTTGTCTTCTGGAGTCTATGTGAAGGGTATGGCTCAGTGCTGCCCCCTTGTGTTTCGctcaaaacaaataatgcattttgcagctaaaatatattttttaataattcgtTTTTACAAACTAAAAGACGAGCAGACGTTATTTTCTGGGATCATAAACACGATGCCAGAGATTAGTATACAgtctatgtatgtatgtacaaACATATGTACATTTCCAATACAGTCATGCATTTAGTAAAAGTTCCTATTCACATTGATTCATTGAGAGTTGAACCCCATGACCTTAGCATTGCAAGACCCACTAAactaaatgcatttattttatacttatttacagtggcggctcgtgactgctcttccgaggggcgcaaattcaagtTTTTTCGGAGTggcatgtgtgttgctcgtgttttcaaaatatgtgtttgttgtggcATGTGAagcatgtgcatcacgtgtcttgtcaaaataagtgcctgctgcacacgcgtcaaaccgtttatgataaaagagacgaaATACACgcagacactcccttaacagtaaactctgattacgcatgagattatgcgagtatctggcaaacgcgagcgtctcttttatcataaaccctttagacgcatcttcAGCAggaacttattttgacaagacacgtgatgcacataacatcactcgacgcgccgaacacatattttgaaattacgaaccacacacgacaggctacatacatgttgtgacgaacttcacatcgtgcgccctcgaaaaaagaagtcaccagccgccacggCTTATTTATGTGTTAATTACCAGCATAATACGCCAGCGTCCTGCGGTTACGGTCAAAGACGAACCAGCGCTTCTTCCAGGTTTTGATCTTTCCACCCATTTTGACCAGGAAGCCTCTGCAGGTCTTCTCGGTGATGGCCAGGTGAAAACATGTCCCGGGATGATGACCCGCTGCCTCGATGTGACCTCTCAGGTCAAAATCATCTTTCCTTACCGGCAGGTAACGTGTCAACGGCCGAGACTGGAGACATGACGGCCAAAAATCAGTCTTAACATCGAAGTAAATATGATTATGTATGTACATTAGTAGAGAGTTTTTTTAACTTGACTCTGCATTAATACCATGAGATCTAGCAAAGAAAAGACAATAAGACAAACAATATAAACTAAAATGACTTTTTTGGCTATCTATGCAATGCTTTTTGTCTGCCAAACATTGAAATACGTATttattaaagtgatagttcacccaaaaataaaacttctgtcattatttactcatcctcatgttgttctaaacgtgtatgaatttcttttttctgatgaacacaaaagaagatattttgagaaatgatggtaaacacacagttgatggtaccaattaaattccatcatattttttattcctactatgaaagtcaatggacACTGTATGCTGTGTGTGTACCCTCATTTCTccaaatatcttattttgtgttaatcagaaaaaattaattcatgtaggttttaaacaacatgagaatgagtaaatgatgacagaattttcatttttgggtgaactatccctttaaattggcAAATCGTGCCATTTATTCCCTCTCATCCTTTGCCAATGGTCTCTGTAGCTTCACCTCTCTCTCCACCATCTTCTGTCGTCTGTTCGTCTCCTCCTGAAGTCTCCTCTCCAACTCCTCTCTTCTCCTCCTCTCGTCTTCAAGAGCCTGTCTCCGCAACTCCATCTCTCGCTCCTATCAGGAACAAACACACGCATGAACATAAAGTCATATTTCTACATTTCTGGAAGAAAAAATCATCATCAGTAAAAATAGGTCGATGTACCCTGTGCTCCAGTAATCTGTGCTTCTCGGCTTGAGCTTCTCTCAGCATGCGTTCCATCTCCTCTATCTTCATCATGTTAGCTGTGCTGGTGCTGCATAGACCACACAAACCATTTCTGTGATGATTTTTTCATGCCAGGTCAGTTTGGGGAGTTAATAAGATATATGTGTGGTACATTTTATCAGCATTTTTGTGTTGTCCAATAAAGTTAAGGTTTAAACACCTCCACCTTATTTGGAAATGTGAATTGGAGCATTTAAAGGTTAAAGCTACTTGGAGACCACTTGGAATGCAATAAAAATTCCACAGACAGGATATGTGTATATTTGGGCTACTTAAATGGAGATTCCTGTCTATCCAGCTTCCCTAAACACATATAAAGGCTTTTAAACTCAAATAAAGCACACAGAACAGAGACGCCACAcgattttaaagggatagtttaccccaaaataaaaattctgtcattatttactcaccctttaAACCcatatgtgtttatttattctgctgaacataaaaaaatatatttttgataaattatggtaagcGCATTTGGCGGTAtccattgacttacatagtatttgtttatcctactatgaAACATAATGGATagaaatatcttcttttgtgttcaactcatacaggtttagaacaacatgacgGTGAGTAAACGGCATCAAATTGTTTTACCATTATTATCAACAATGCCATTAGAGATGTATTTTAAAGCTGCATTTAAGTGAATGTTACTGCTGCATTAAAAGACTTTAAAGTCCTGTAAATATAATGACTCACAATTTTGTGAAATGAGAGGAAGTAACAAGTTAAATGCGTTAATAAAAACTGCTAAGAAATTTGCACTTGTGTATAAATTTATCTAAATATACCTTGAAATGTTGTCAGGTGAACATGCGGAAATGCTGGTTTCCAGGCTCTCCGCGCTGTCCACACTCATCGTGTCAAAGTTGTGTCCGTTATCCATGTAGTGAAACGTATCCAGGTAGACGTTTGTCTCTGAAACCGCCCTATTTGACATCTCACTCATTCTCTGCCTCTCATCATTTAGAAACATCTGACCTGCTGCAGAACCAAAGgaagaaaaaaacattgttttttattgatttatattgtctgaaagctgaataaataagcttttcattgatgtatggtttgttaggatggGAAAATATTCGGCCGAGACACAActgtttgaaaatctggaatctgagggtgcaaaaaggAAAACACAATACAGAGAAAACCgcttttaaagttgtccaaatgaagtccttagcaccGCATCAACTCACAAAAagaaaagttttgatatatttacggtaggaaatgtattaaatatcttcatgaaccatgatctttaaaggaaaacaccaccgtttttcaatattttactatgttcttacctcaacttagatgaatgaatacatacctatcttttttcaatgcgtgcacttaatctttgtactgtgcgttgtgaatgtgttagcatttagcctagccctattcattccttaggatccaaacagggatgaatttagaagcccccaaacacttccatgttttccctatttatagactgttacatgagtagttacacgagcaagtatggtgccacaaaattaaaCGTGTGATTATGTTAGTGCGCCAAAGGTAGATGTGTGGCAAACTAGTTGCtattctgccatacaatatagttctcatttttatctacTTAAAAATTCCCaattttaaatagggaaaacatggaagtgtttggtggcttctgaattcatccctgtttggatcctaaggaatgaatggggttaggctaaatgctaacagatTCACAGCGTGCTGTGCAAAgataaagtgcatgcattgaaaaagataggtatgtatttattcgtctaagttaaggtaagaacaaaaaaatattgaaaaactgtggtgttttcctttaaatattatcctaatgattttttgcataaaagaaaaatcaataattGTTGGTTATTGCTACCAACATACCAATGCTacatggttttgtggtccagggtcatatgtgtatatttataaaatgcacataaataaatttaataatACGTACAATACTGCGCAAAAGTCTTAAGCCACCATGCCACCATTAGATTTTTTGCTTCTGCAATTGTGTAGAAAACAAACCATATACTTacttctcagtctctttattagaatagaaccagaaaatacaggaaatttgtatgcagtattaaaaaaaagtgtttagtGGGAGCAATCCTTACACTTGAGCAAATGCATGAACGTGCAGGCTCTCTTAAACCTAATTGAAATGAaagccttaaaggaatattccattttcttaaaagaaaaatccagataatttactcaccaccatgtcatccaaaatgttgatgtctttctttgttcagtcgagaagaaattatgttttttgaggaaaacattgcaggatttttctcattttaatggactttaatagaccccaacatttaatacttaactcaacacttaacagttttttcaacagagttttaaaggtctataaacgatcccaaacgaggcataagggtcttctCTAGCAATAcgatctacatgacgagaagttgtggtttaaaagtgtatatttgttatttttattgtcaaaaatgacaatcgtttcgctagataagacccttatgcctcgtttgggattgtttatagtccctgttaagtgttgagttaagtattaaatgttgggctctattaaagtccattaaaattagaaaaatcatgcaatgttttcctcaaaaaacataatttcttctcgactgaacaaagaaagacatcaacattttggatgacatggtggtgagtaaattatctggatttttcttttaagaaaatggactaatcctttaagtctcctaaaaaagagttcaagatgtgtttagcACCAAGAGGGGTCAAACTAAATACTGACTTTTACCAGAAGAAGCCTTTTGTTCAAAAAATTGTgggttttttatattttgtgtagcttattttcagtttattaataaatattataaatttttTAACCATTATATGGCGGTTTCCTGTACAGGGTTTATCCTaatccaagactaaaatgcatgtttgagctgccttaatttaaaaacattataacatcagtgCCATTGGTTTGTCTCAGGGTGCACAccatgtattgttttttgtaaattttgtttaaaaaactacTTTAAAGTCCTAataaaactaaggcctagtcttggaCTATTCTAAACCTTGCAGCTTTAAGTGTGAGACACAGTATGAGGGGAATTAACGTTACCCTTGATCAGTCGGCGAGTGTCCAGGTCACGGGAGGTGACGGATAGGGTACGAGGCAGTACACTACCACAGCTTGAGCTCTGAGACAGTGGCATATGGGACTACAGGattaaaagaataaagaaatatTTAAGACACATGAAAACCTGCAGTTTGAACTTTATGCCAAGTTATTTTAGGATGGTACCAAATGTGGTGTATTTGTTTTTTCACCTTAGGAGACAGACTGCGATTAAGAGTGGCGTTTAAAGTGCCGGAACTCTGCCGATCTCTCTTACGGGACACTCTGCTGTCACTCATAATAGTTCCGCCCTCTTTAGTGCCATTGCTCCGCCTCTTTTCCTCCAGCGAGCGAAAGTGCTGGGACGAATAAACTTCAGTCAGAGCCTCAATTGTCTGAATTTAAATAATGAATGCACCTTTGATAGTTTATATCTTTTCTCAGAAAAATAGCATGGTTTACATTACCTGCTTCATAGACACAGGATTGAGAGGAAAGGCCTGACCACCTGTAAGTTCAGCGTACTTTCTTTCCAGAGCAGAGAGATTCTCACGCTCCTGCAGAGAGATAAGACTTAATACAATTCTggaatacttgattctgattggtcagttacATCCACTCCTCTGAATGCATAAACTCACCCTTTGCAGCATATAAATAAGATTGCTCTTCTCCTttaaaaagttttctttttccCGCTGAGCCTGCTGGGTAATCTGAGTCGACTGCTTCTTAAGAGTAAGCAGCctctcctttaaaaaaatattttttatggttACAGCAAGAAATATCTCTATGTCTCTTAAAGGACAACCATTATATTTACCTTGCGATTTATGAGAGACCTCTGATATTCAGCCATCTCTTGGAGGAGATGTTGCGTCTGAGTCTCCTTCTCCTCATCTTGACGGCTTTCTTTTTCTAACTGCTGAAACTCCAAGTCTTCAAAACGCTTTGTCTGTATTTCCAAAGCTTCGTTGTCCTATTAACACGTACAGAATCTCTCAACAACGCTTGGCGGGGGGCAACAGATCACATACTTTATATCATCTGCAACTCCAAACTAAACTAACTTAAAGAAACTGTAAACACAAAAGGCGTGCAAAAATGtagcaaaaacaaacttttgtaACAAAGGAAAGTGAAAACACACAGAGAAGAAGAGAAGGCCTACCAAGAAGTATTTCCAGAACTGTTGTGAAGAGGAAAGAAACAATAGGAAGTCAACAGGAAGCAGAATAGTTGGCCGCATAGGTGGGCGCAGGTAGACCGAGGTACCTGACTGACCCTGGATAGCTGATTGTGGAGCTGCTCCTTCAGTGCTTCTGGACAGTTGTCCAACTGGGTCCTCTGTTCTGAGATCAGCTCAGCTAGCCTCtctattttaactctttctgCCTCCAACAGGGCTTTGTCCTACAGCACAGCGGCCAACGTAGGGATGTATGTGAATGTAAGACATATAGAGCAAGCAAACACAAATATGATGGACAAAGGGATGGAGAAAGTGCAAGGCTGGGTTAGAGCAAGAAAAAGGTAAATGGTGAGAAGGTTTAAGTAGAAGTAAATTTAGTAAATTGTGATTGCTTATGTGCATCAATACTGAGGTGAGTACttgcaataaatacattttatttaagcctTAGACTTCACAATCATCTGCATATTGCTCTTAAATTTACCACATACCTTTTTGTATGAACCATGTATTTTAAAtgcagtaaaaccatggttcattttctTCTCAATACTGTAAGTAGCCAAACTCGCATAGGCGATGTGAATGACGCAAATTAGGCGCCGTAATTGCCGCAAAAACTTGTGCGATTGGCCTCAAACGCATCTTTGCACAAGTTGAAAATGTGCAACAcaagcgaaaaatttgcatgacatgaAGTAATCTAGATGCCTCGTATTTGATGTGTACGCACTACGCAGCATAATggggtgtacacaccaaacgcaaattcaacgatttgcgtgagtagattacatactaAGCTAATGCAAAGGCGCGTCGTTCGGAGGCAATGTGAATGACGCAAATTACGCTGGCGCGATTGCCGCAAAAACACACGCGATTGGCCTCAAGCGCATCTTTGCGCAAGTTgaatttgcatgacacgaagtgATTTAGAGCGAAGAACGTGATACCACATGCAATGTCAATGCATAGACGCGAATAGGGCACTAACTCACGCCAGGCGATGCGAATGATGCTAATTGGGGGCGCGATTGCCGCAGAAAAACAtgtgctattcgcctcaaacgtgtctttgcgcaagttgaaaatttttaactcaagcgaaaaatttgcatgacatgggagttaaatcctgcgagtaattTAGAGCGAGGAATGCAATGCTTAACGTATGCAGCAtaatggggcgtacacaccaaacgcaaattcaacgatttgcgtgagtagattacatacaatgTCAATGAAAAAGACGCGAATAGGCACTAATTCACGCGAGGCGAATGATGCGAATTGGGTGGCGTGATTGCCGCGGAAAcatgcgctattcgcctcaaacgtgtctttgcacaagttgaaaatattcaactcaagccaAAAAAAGATTTCATAGAACGTCAATGCAAAGACTCGAATAGAGGCTAACTCGCGCGTGGTGATGCGAATGACACGGATTTGGCGACGCTATTGGCACAAAAACATGCGCTATTCGCCCTGAAATGTGTCTTCGCGcaaattgaaaatattcaactccagcaaaaaaattgcatgacacgaagttaaatcccgcgagtaatctagagcgaggaatgCAATGCTTTGTGTATGGCGTGTATGCAGCATAAGAAATCCCTTATATttctaaataaaaatgtatgcatACAAATTTTATACACCTATACATCTGTGCAACCTGCAATCGAGACCCAATCATGTTTGATCTATTTGAAAACACTAATCTTTTTCCTGTAGCTTTATCTATTTAAACGTTTGACTTGTAAACATACATCTGTCACACAACTGCTGGTGTTCACCTGAGTTTGATTGTTTTGAGCACTTTTCTCCATGCTGCCCATTTTTTCCTTGAGTTGTTCCAGCTCGTCTTTATCGCTTTGTAGCTGAGCCAACTCAGCCTCCTGCTCCCCATCCAGAAGAGCTCGCTCTACCTCCatctaaagagagagagagagagagagagagagagagagacagatggaGGGAGAGTGAGAACTGGTGACAAtctaacacacatttatgtgAACTTCCATACACATAAAGTGCATTGAGCCCCCGTACCTCCCTGATCGACTCGTCCATCTGTGTGTCCAGATCTCTGATCTTCTGTTCCAGTTCCTCAATATTGTTGAGCACCTGAATTctttcctcttctatacgtgtGACCTCTTGTCGCAGCTGCATGTCTTCAGACACCTG
This window of the Paramisgurnus dabryanus chromosome 10, PD_genome_1.1, whole genome shotgun sequence genome carries:
- the phldb2a gene encoding pleckstrin homology-like domain family B member 2 isoform X5 yields the protein MKNMLQEKTAGPTLSLSTDATKLHSNGGTLGGSSVRGTRSKAELQELMESLQRRKSALEASLKATAERGYIALSSPPSPQSASNYLQERPPLSIRVPSPYTPTSNLSMPPSPHQSERPLSPVPNQSRTRHQSQDNLLLCQSSDMRQPNATTSLLSMWNGSNSSYVNESLPPSRRGPSGAASMPSSPRLGRRLFARDGDLAAEPTLRQRKYSTGSLNGLGGHSRSLPRLYRGDTPMLSLPPRRTKPRRSLPAMEKPPDVTVIASMPSSPRRASLCSVGSAPCLDLGVGERRQSFGKGGVGPGMGQRRGSISSLSGKEELRDYHQRQRDERLREQEVERLERQRLETILCLCSELGRSDFSRTETDSGVSAVSDLQKINRELEKLQVSDDESVFSDSAGVSVESGFVGKTRGEIMTQRQRRLSGHIPQSPTTSMRSSVPSPSLHLRNKQVSEDMQLRQEVTRIEEERIQVLNNIEELEQKIRDLDTQMDESIREMEVERALLDGEQEAELAQLQSDKDELEQLKEKMGSMEKSAQNNQTQDKALLEAERVKIERLAELISEQRTQLDNCPEALKEQLHNQLSRDNEALEIQTKRFEDLEFQQLEKESRQDEEKETQTQHLLQEMAEYQRSLINRKERLLTLKKQSTQITQQAQREKENFLKEKSNLIYMLQRERENLSALERKYAELTGGQAFPLNPVSMKQHFRSLEEKRRSNGTKEGGTIMSDSRVSRKRDRQSSGTLNATLNRSLSPKSHMPLSQSSSCGSVLPRTLSVTSRDLDTRRLIKEAKNLMVAWWLKTFAQYSGQMFLNDERQRMSEMSNRAVSETNVYLDTFHYMDNGHNFDTMSVDSAESLETSISACSPDNISSTSTANMMKIEEMERMLREAQAEKHRLLEHREREMELRRQALEDERRRREELERRLQEETNRRQKMVERESRPLTRYLPVRKDDFDLRGHIEAAGHHPGTCFHLAITEKTCRGFLVKMGGKIKTWKKRWFVFDRNRRTLAYYADKHETKMKGVIYFQAIEEVYYDHLKNAHKSPNPSLTFSVKTHDRVYYMVAPSPEAMRIWMDVIVTGAEGYTHFLV